From the genome of Mesorhizobium japonicum MAFF 303099, one region includes:
- the metG gene encoding methionine--tRNA ligase, with protein sequence MSREKYYLTTPIFYPNGKPHIGHAYTVIATDALARFQRLDGKDVFFLTGTDEHGLKMQQTAEKEGITPQALADRNSAIFRSMTEAVGGSNDEYIRTTEPRHYASCQAIWKAMAANGDIYLDRYSGWYSVRQEAYFDESETTLGEDGVRREPLGSPVEWNEEESYFFRLSAYQDKLLALYESQPDFVGPAERRNEVMSFVKSGLKDLSISRTTFKWGVPVPGDDKHVMYVWVDALTNYITAAGYPDTKSDQWRYWPATHIIGKDIVRFHAVYWPAFLMSAGIELPKRVFAHGFLFNRGEKMSKSVGNVVDPFALIEHYGLDQVRYFFLREVPFGQDGSYSHDAIVNRTNADLANGLGNLAQRSLSMIAKNCGGVVPKRGEMTDADSAILDQAVAALTTARKAMAGQGIHLALAAIFDVVAEADRYFAGQAPWALKKTDPERMETVLWTTAELVRRVAVLCQPFIPGSAAKLLDLLAVPADKRDFVHVHADYALVPGTALPAPEGVFPRYVEQPGANA encoded by the coding sequence ATGTCACGCGAAAAATACTATCTGACGACACCGATTTTCTATCCGAACGGCAAGCCGCATATCGGCCATGCCTATACGGTCATCGCAACCGATGCGCTGGCCCGCTTCCAGCGCCTCGACGGCAAGGACGTGTTCTTCCTCACCGGCACGGACGAACACGGCCTCAAGATGCAGCAGACGGCTGAGAAGGAAGGCATCACGCCACAAGCGCTTGCCGACCGCAATTCAGCGATCTTCCGTTCGATGACCGAGGCTGTGGGCGGCTCGAATGATGAGTACATCCGCACGACGGAACCGCGCCACTACGCGTCCTGCCAGGCGATCTGGAAGGCGATGGCCGCCAATGGCGACATCTATCTGGACCGCTATAGCGGCTGGTATTCGGTCCGCCAGGAAGCCTATTTCGACGAGAGCGAAACCACGCTCGGCGAGGACGGCGTGCGCCGCGAGCCGCTTGGCTCGCCGGTCGAATGGAACGAGGAAGAAAGCTATTTCTTCCGGCTCTCCGCCTATCAGGACAAACTGCTGGCGCTGTACGAAAGCCAGCCCGACTTTGTCGGACCTGCCGAGCGTCGCAACGAGGTGATGAGTTTCGTCAAATCCGGGCTGAAAGACCTGTCGATCTCGCGCACGACCTTCAAATGGGGCGTGCCGGTGCCCGGCGACGACAAGCATGTGATGTATGTCTGGGTCGATGCCTTGACCAACTACATCACCGCCGCCGGCTATCCGGACACAAAGTCCGATCAATGGCGCTACTGGCCGGCCACGCACATCATCGGCAAAGATATCGTGCGCTTCCACGCGGTCTACTGGCCGGCTTTCCTGATGTCGGCCGGCATCGAACTGCCGAAGCGTGTTTTCGCCCACGGCTTCCTGTTCAACCGCGGCGAGAAGATGTCGAAGTCGGTCGGCAATGTCGTCGATCCGTTCGCCCTGATCGAGCATTATGGCCTCGACCAGGTGCGCTATTTCTTCCTGCGCGAAGTGCCGTTCGGCCAGGATGGCAGCTACAGCCATGATGCGATCGTCAACCGCACCAACGCCGATCTCGCCAATGGCCTCGGCAATCTGGCGCAGCGCTCGCTGTCGATGATCGCCAAGAACTGCGGCGGCGTGGTGCCGAAGCGTGGCGAGATGACGGATGCCGACAGTGCCATCCTGGATCAAGCGGTGGCCGCTCTGACCACCGCGCGGAAGGCGATGGCCGGGCAAGGCATCCATCTGGCACTGGCGGCGATCTTCGATGTGGTGGCGGAAGCCGATCGATACTTTGCTGGACAGGCACCATGGGCGCTGAAGAAAACCGATCCGGAGCGGATGGAAACGGTGCTGTGGACGACCGCCGAACTGGTGCGGCGCGTGGCGGTGCTGTGCCAGCCCTTCATTCCGGGATCGGCGGCGAAGCTGCTCGACCTGCTGGCGGTGCCCGCGGATAAACGTGATTTCGTGCATGTCCACGCCGACTATGCGTTGGTTCCTGGCACTGCGTTGCCCGCGCCGGAGGGCGTGTTTCCGCGTTATGTCGAACAGCCGGGTGCGAACGCCTGA
- a CDS encoding D-alanyl-D-alanine carboxypeptidase family protein, with amino-acid sequence MQLRAFPPFAGLLGLALLLLCLAPAHAQLFETKATQAFMIDADTGTVLFSKDADKPIPPASMAKLMTMEVVFNAIKSGRLKLDDTFVVSENAWRKGGAPSGTSTMFAKLKSAIRLEDLIQGVTVQAANDGCIVIAEGMAGSEDNFAAQMTERARQIGLKTSTFVNSTGLPADGQQTTVRELAQLALHLWRDYPDFYRYYGLKDFTWNKISQKNRNPLLAMDIGADGLAVGASEVAGFGIVASVSHNGTRVIMAMNGLANDKERAEEARKLLDWGARSFEKTEIFAKDEVVGEAQVFGGAKSGVTLKAKGPIDIFLPITNRDKLTARIVYTGPVAAPVEEGQPVGALRVWIGDTLSQETPLFAAESIGVGTLPQRALDAVKELAIGWLR; translated from the coding sequence ATGCAGTTGCGCGCCTTTCCGCCATTTGCCGGCCTTCTGGGACTGGCTTTGCTGCTGCTTTGCCTCGCTCCAGCACACGCGCAGCTTTTCGAGACCAAGGCCACACAGGCCTTCATGATCGATGCCGACACCGGCACGGTGCTGTTCTCGAAAGACGCCGACAAGCCGATCCCACCGGCCTCGATGGCCAAGCTGATGACCATGGAGGTGGTTTTCAACGCCATCAAGTCCGGGCGCCTCAAGCTCGACGACACATTCGTGGTCAGTGAAAACGCCTGGCGCAAGGGCGGGGCGCCATCGGGCACATCGACGATGTTCGCCAAGCTCAAATCGGCGATCCGGCTTGAGGACCTGATCCAGGGCGTGACCGTGCAGGCGGCCAATGACGGCTGCATTGTCATCGCAGAAGGCATGGCCGGATCCGAGGACAATTTTGCCGCGCAGATGACCGAGCGCGCCCGCCAGATCGGGCTGAAAACATCGACCTTCGTCAATTCGACCGGCCTGCCGGCCGACGGCCAGCAGACAACGGTGCGCGAGCTGGCGCAGTTGGCCCTGCATTTGTGGCGCGATTATCCGGATTTCTATCGCTACTACGGGCTGAAGGATTTCACCTGGAACAAGATCTCGCAGAAGAACCGCAACCCGCTGCTGGCCATGGACATCGGCGCCGACGGTCTGGCTGTCGGCGCGAGCGAGGTGGCCGGCTTCGGCATCGTCGCTTCGGTCAGTCACAACGGCACGCGGGTGATCATGGCCATGAACGGGTTGGCCAACGACAAGGAGCGTGCCGAGGAGGCGCGCAAGCTGCTCGACTGGGGCGCGCGCTCGTTCGAGAAGACCGAGATCTTCGCCAAGGACGAGGTGGTCGGCGAGGCCCAGGTTTTTGGCGGTGCGAAATCCGGCGTGACGCTGAAGGCAAAAGGGCCGATCGACATCTTCCTGCCGATCACCAACCGCGACAAGCTGACGGCCAGGATCGTCTACACCGGCCCGGTTGCGGCGCCCGTGGAGGAAGGCCAGCCGGTGGGTGCGCTGCGCGTCTGGATCGGCGACACGCTGAGCCAGGAGACGCCGCTTTTCGCTGCCGAATCGATCGGCGTCGGCACATTGCCGCAGCGCGCGCTCGATGCCGTCAAGGAACTGGCGATCGGCTGGCTGCGATAG
- a CDS encoding TatD family hydrolase has protein sequence MLVDSHCHLDFPDFAEERAAIVARAKAAGIGRMVTISTRVKRFPQMLEIAETFDEVYCSVGTHPHNAAEELDVTTAELVRLSAHPKVVAIGEAGLDYFYDKAPRDAQALGFRNHIAAARATGLPLVIHSRDADDDMAAILEDETGKGAFPFILHCFSSGRRLAEVGVSLGGYVSFSGILTFKNSAELRAVAADVPHDRLLVETDAPYLAPIPFRGKRNEPAYVAHTAKVLAETVGVSEAEIADLTTSNFFRLFGKMPRPAELSA, from the coding sequence ATGCTCGTCGACAGCCATTGCCATCTGGACTTTCCGGATTTCGCCGAAGAGCGGGCGGCCATTGTCGCCCGCGCCAAAGCGGCTGGTATCGGCCGCATGGTGACGATATCAACCCGCGTGAAGCGCTTTCCACAAATGCTTGAAATTGCTGAGACTTTCGACGAAGTCTACTGCTCTGTCGGGACCCACCCGCACAATGCCGCGGAAGAACTCGACGTCACCACTGCCGAGCTCGTCCGTCTGTCGGCACACCCGAAGGTGGTGGCAATCGGTGAAGCGGGGCTCGATTATTTCTACGACAAGGCGCCGCGCGACGCCCAGGCGCTGGGTTTTCGCAATCACATTGCCGCCGCTCGCGCGACCGGGCTGCCGCTCGTCATCCATTCGCGCGACGCCGATGACGACATGGCAGCCATTCTCGAGGACGAAACAGGGAAGGGCGCCTTCCCCTTCATCCTGCATTGTTTCTCGTCCGGACGCCGGCTGGCCGAGGTGGGCGTCTCGCTCGGCGGCTATGTGTCGTTCTCGGGCATACTGACCTTCAAGAACTCAGCCGAACTGCGCGCCGTCGCCGCCGACGTGCCGCATGACCGGCTGCTCGTCGAAACCGACGCACCCTATCTGGCGCCGATTCCGTTCCGGGGCAAGCGCAATGAGCCGGCCTACGTCGCGCATACCGCCAAGGTGCTGGCGGAGACGGTTGGCGTCAGCGAAGCTGAAATCGCGGATCTGACGACAAGCAACTTCTTCCGCCTGTTCGGCAAGATGCCGCGACCTGCCGAACTGAGCGCCTGA
- a CDS encoding agmatinase, which produces MTASPSFLGLPDRLDGRTPRAVIFGAGHGSTYPGKDSSGHALAADAIRAASQDDASLVEHWDFDLGGPLFNGKPASCVDAGDISTILHDNAENRVRIEAKTREVLALPAVPILLGGDDSVVIPFLAGFADHGPIWVLQIDAHIDWRDEVLGERHGYSSPMRRASEMPHVAGIVQVGLRSVGSARLAEIEAARHYGSRFVTAREVHAQGVDAALRHIPEGARVVATFDCDSLDPGIMPGVAARTPGGLTYTQAIDLIAGLGKRARIAGFDLVELYPPADIDGLSALTAARLLVNVIGTIASMTVSQSSSTA; this is translated from the coding sequence ATGACCGCCTCACCCTCCTTTCTCGGCCTTCCCGATCGCCTGGACGGCCGCACGCCCCGTGCGGTGATCTTTGGGGCCGGCCACGGCAGCACCTATCCCGGCAAGGACAGCAGCGGCCATGCGTTGGCGGCCGACGCCATTCGTGCGGCCAGCCAGGATGATGCCTCGCTTGTCGAGCACTGGGATTTCGATCTCGGTGGCCCGTTGTTCAACGGCAAGCCGGCCTCTTGCGTCGACGCCGGCGACATCTCGACCATCCTGCACGACAATGCCGAAAACAGGGTCCGGATCGAAGCGAAGACGCGCGAGGTCCTGGCCTTGCCGGCCGTGCCGATCCTGCTTGGCGGTGACGATTCCGTCGTCATTCCGTTCCTTGCCGGCTTTGCCGATCACGGACCGATCTGGGTCCTGCAGATCGATGCCCATATCGACTGGCGCGACGAGGTGCTTGGCGAACGCCACGGCTATTCGAGCCCGATGCGAAGGGCAAGCGAGATGCCGCATGTCGCCGGCATAGTGCAGGTTGGCCTGCGCAGCGTCGGCAGCGCGCGCCTCGCTGAAATCGAAGCCGCGCGGCACTATGGCAGCCGTTTCGTGACAGCGCGCGAGGTTCATGCTCAAGGTGTGGATGCAGCGCTCAGGCATATTCCGGAAGGCGCGCGGGTCGTCGCCACCTTCGACTGCGACAGCCTTGATCCCGGCATCATGCCGGGCGTGGCGGCGCGTACGCCGGGCGGCCTCACCTACACGCAAGCGATCGACCTGATCGCCGGCCTCGGCAAGCGGGCCAGGATCGCGGGATTCGACCTTGTCGAGCTCTATCCGCCCGCCGACATAGACGGCCTGTCAGCGCTGACCGCTGCGCGCCTTCTCGTCAATGTGATCGGCACCATCGCCAGCATGACGGTATCGCAGTCGTCCAGCACCGCCTGA
- the tmk gene encoding dTMP kinase, whose protein sequence is MARGFFITFEGGEGAGKSTQIERLARKMHAKKYDVLLTREPGGSPGAEAVRHVLLSGAAEPFGPKMEALLFAAARSDHVEQVIRPAVERGSIVLCDRFLDSSRVYQGVTGGIDPAFMATLEQIAINGMMPDMTLIFDIDPAEGLRRATLRRGSDAGADRFEKETLAIHQARRAAFLAIAAAEPERCIVVDASADPNTVEDVVTAAVFAALEARAPARNRQAAPV, encoded by the coding sequence TTGGCGCGCGGATTTTTCATCACCTTTGAAGGCGGCGAGGGCGCAGGCAAGTCGACGCAGATCGAGCGGCTGGCGCGGAAGATGCACGCCAAGAAGTATGATGTCCTGCTGACGCGCGAACCGGGCGGCTCGCCGGGCGCCGAAGCGGTCAGGCATGTGCTTCTCTCAGGCGCCGCCGAGCCATTCGGACCGAAGATGGAGGCGCTGCTCTTCGCCGCCGCGCGTTCCGACCATGTCGAACAGGTTATCCGGCCGGCGGTCGAGCGCGGCTCGATCGTGCTTTGCGATCGTTTCCTGGATTCCTCGCGCGTCTACCAGGGCGTCACCGGCGGGATCGACCCGGCGTTCATGGCCACGCTGGAACAGATCGCCATCAACGGCATGATGCCCGATATGACGCTGATCTTCGACATCGATCCGGCCGAGGGCCTCAGGCGCGCGACGCTGCGGCGCGGCAGCGACGCCGGCGCCGACCGCTTCGAAAAGGAGACTCTGGCCATCCATCAGGCCCGCCGCGCGGCCTTTCTGGCGATCGCCGCGGCCGAACCGGAACGCTGCATCGTCGTCGATGCCTCCGCCGATCCCAATACGGTGGAGGACGTCGTCACCGCGGCCGTCTTCGCGGCGCTGGAGGCGAGGGCGCCTGCGCGCAACAGGCAGGCCGCACCGGTATGA
- a CDS encoding MBL fold metallo-hydrolase, translating into MTGRLRLTILGCGSSPGTPRITGDWGNCDPANPRNRRMRTAALVERVAADGGRTTVVIDTGPDFREQMLLASVKRIDAVVYTHPHADHIHGIDDLRGYVLEQRHLIDIHADQPTMLRLRQAFGYCFETPPGSSYPPIVRAHIIDHAKPVVIEGEGGALALEPLPQIHGDIISLGFRIGGLAYCPDISDFPDPTADRLRGLEMLVIDALQYNPHPSHLSLGQALGWIEKLAPKQAVLTHMHVPLDYAKVKGEMPANVTPAYDGMVIEIPYESA; encoded by the coding sequence ATGACCGGCCGGCTGCGCCTCACCATTCTCGGCTGCGGCTCGTCGCCAGGTACGCCGCGCATCACCGGCGACTGGGGCAATTGCGACCCGGCCAACCCGAGGAACCGGCGCATGCGCACGGCAGCGCTGGTCGAGCGGGTTGCCGCCGATGGCGGCCGCACCACCGTGGTCATCGACACCGGGCCGGATTTCCGCGAACAGATGCTGCTTGCTTCGGTCAAACGCATCGATGCGGTCGTCTACACGCACCCGCATGCCGACCATATCCACGGCATCGACGATCTGCGCGGCTATGTGCTGGAGCAGCGCCACCTGATCGACATCCATGCCGACCAGCCGACGATGCTGCGCCTGCGGCAGGCGTTCGGCTATTGCTTCGAGACGCCTCCGGGCAGTTCTTATCCGCCGATCGTGCGGGCGCATATCATCGACCACGCAAAGCCTGTCGTGATCGAAGGCGAGGGGGGTGCCCTCGCCCTCGAACCCCTGCCGCAGATCCATGGCGACATCATTTCGCTCGGCTTCCGCATTGGCGGCCTGGCCTATTGCCCTGATATCAGCGACTTTCCCGATCCCACCGCCGATCGGCTGCGCGGCCTGGAAATGCTGGTCATCGACGCGCTGCAGTACAACCCCCATCCCAGCCATCTGTCACTCGGCCAGGCGCTCGGCTGGATCGAGAAGCTGGCGCCTAAACAGGCCGTGCTGACCCACATGCACGTGCCGCTCGACTATGCCAAGGTCAAGGGCGAAATGCCGGCCAACGTCACCCCGGCATACGATGGCATGGTGATTGAAATTCCTTATGAATCAGCGTGA
- a CDS encoding septal ring lytic transglycosylase RlpA family protein: MQATTRPRLRRASTLTLLAASAALLAACASQPEPRAMVNPKHRSKEYFAETEYGVKASPRVNFMRRGGGRDQLGKPYQVRGKWYYPKEDRHYAKVGLASWYGDAFHGRLTANGEVYDMTHLTAAHPTMPLPSYARVTNLETGSSVIVRVNDRGPYHEGRIIDVSERAAQMLDYDKVGTAKVKVEYVGRAPLDGNDDQYLMASYHPGNRIPDPSDGLPTGVMVAMNGPSPSVPVGAAAVPFPGQLTNSGEAAQPSLSAQAPAFGDLALPDFGPIVPERPEIGLPPQSPFAVASLSYADERVQRADVFAALDDSGMSPADILRSWKKSNPQASPSNADYVAAGTFDDAAEAKRVASALQPFGRTEIQRSDLDGNDWYAVNLYPNGHGGLDELLQAAWSHGAPDALAVRN; encoded by the coding sequence ATGCAGGCTACGACGCGCCCGCGTCTTCGTCGCGCTTCCACGCTCACGCTGTTGGCTGCTTCGGCTGCCTTGCTGGCGGCTTGCGCGTCGCAGCCTGAGCCGAGGGCGATGGTCAATCCCAAACATCGCTCCAAGGAATATTTCGCCGAAACCGAATATGGCGTGAAGGCGAGCCCGCGCGTCAACTTCATGCGGCGCGGAGGCGGTCGGGACCAACTCGGCAAGCCTTACCAGGTGCGCGGCAAATGGTATTATCCCAAGGAAGATCGGCACTACGCCAAGGTTGGCCTGGCCTCGTGGTATGGCGACGCCTTCCATGGCCGGCTGACCGCCAATGGCGAAGTCTACGACATGACGCATCTGACCGCCGCGCATCCGACCATGCCGCTGCCGAGCTATGCCCGTGTCACCAACCTCGAAACCGGCAGTTCGGTCATCGTGCGCGTCAACGACCGGGGGCCCTATCATGAGGGCCGCATTATCGACGTCTCGGAGCGCGCGGCGCAGATGCTCGACTACGACAAGGTCGGCACCGCGAAGGTCAAGGTCGAATATGTCGGCCGCGCGCCGCTCGATGGCAATGACGACCAGTATCTGATGGCGTCCTACCATCCAGGCAACAGGATTCCGGATCCGTCGGACGGCCTGCCAACCGGCGTCATGGTGGCCATGAACGGACCGTCGCCAAGCGTGCCGGTAGGCGCGGCCGCCGTGCCGTTCCCTGGTCAGCTGACGAATTCCGGCGAGGCCGCGCAGCCGTCTTTGTCGGCACAGGCGCCGGCTTTCGGCGATCTGGCACTGCCCGATTTCGGACCGATCGTTCCAGAGCGGCCGGAAATCGGCCTGCCGCCGCAGTCGCCGTTCGCGGTGGCCTCGCTGTCCTATGCGGATGAACGCGTGCAGCGCGCCGATGTCTTTGCCGCGCTGGACGATAGCGGCATGTCGCCCGCCGACATCTTGCGGTCGTGGAAAAAATCCAATCCGCAAGCATCGCCGTCCAATGCCGACTATGTCGCTGCCGGCACGTTCGACGACGCCGCCGAAGCCAAGCGCGTGGCGTCTGCACTTCAGCCCTTCGGCCGAACGGAAATCCAGCGTTCCGACCTCGACGGCAATGACTGGTATGCGGTCAATCTCTACCCGAATGGCCATGGCGGCCTGGACGAGTTGCTGCAGGCGGCATGGTCGCATGGCGCACCCGATGCGCTGGCTGTGCGCAACTGA
- a CDS encoding DNA polymerase III subunit delta' — MIFERIAPEQHDTLDGVPEPSETPRLVGHGQAAEMLAAAYRSGKLPHALIFAGPVGIGKATLAFHLAHHLLKHPAFEQAPERLANPDPASPLFRQIATGAHPGVLHLTRPMNDKTKSFKTVVTVDEIRRVSRFLSMTSHDGSYRVVIVDPADDMNANAANALLKNLEEPPARTLFILIVHAPGSLLPTIRSRCQVIRLTPLDADDLLAVLETAEPPPPDDPAARAALVERAGGSARNAILLTQYGGLEIAGTLDALVAKGKSDIGGAYRLAEAVAGRDQTIQFDIFNRRALDLLSDAASQAALSGDLARAKILSDTWHEALDAISETDTYNLDKKQHALTMIDRLKSVM; from the coding sequence ATGATCTTCGAACGCATCGCGCCGGAACAGCATGATACGCTGGACGGCGTGCCCGAACCGTCCGAAACGCCCCGTCTGGTCGGGCACGGGCAGGCGGCCGAGATGCTCGCCGCCGCCTATCGATCTGGAAAGCTGCCGCATGCGCTGATCTTCGCCGGACCGGTCGGCATCGGCAAGGCGACGCTGGCCTTCCACCTGGCGCATCACCTCCTGAAGCACCCGGCCTTCGAGCAGGCGCCGGAACGCCTGGCCAATCCCGATCCGGCCTCGCCGCTGTTTCGCCAGATCGCGACCGGGGCGCATCCGGGCGTGCTGCACCTGACTAGACCGATGAACGACAAGACCAAGAGCTTCAAGACGGTCGTCACCGTCGATGAGATCCGCAGGGTCAGCCGCTTCCTGTCGATGACCTCGCATGACGGCAGCTACCGGGTCGTCATCGTCGATCCAGCCGACGACATGAATGCCAATGCCGCCAATGCCTTGCTGAAGAATCTTGAGGAGCCGCCGGCGCGAACGCTGTTCATTCTCATCGTCCATGCGCCGGGCAGCCTGCTGCCGACGATCCGCTCACGCTGCCAGGTGATACGCCTGACACCGCTTGACGCCGATGATTTGCTGGCGGTTCTGGAGACCGCCGAACCGCCACCGCCGGACGATCCGGCCGCGCGGGCGGCACTGGTTGAGCGGGCAGGGGGCAGCGCCCGCAACGCGATCCTGTTGACGCAATATGGCGGGCTGGAGATCGCCGGGACGCTCGATGCGCTGGTGGCCAAGGGAAAGAGCGACATCGGCGGAGCCTATCGGCTCGCGGAAGCCGTTGCCGGCCGCGACCAGACGATCCAGTTCGATATCTTCAACCGCCGGGCGCTCGACTTGTTGTCGGATGCCGCGAGCCAGGCAGCGCTGTCGGGCGATCTCGCGCGGGCCAAAATCCTGTCGGATACCTGGCATGAGGCGCTGGATGCTATCTCCGAGACCGACACCTACAATCTCGACAAGAAGCAGCACGCCCTGACAATGATCGACCGGCTGAAGTCGGTGATGTAA
- a CDS encoding aminotransferase class I/II-fold pyridoxal phosphate-dependent enzyme has protein sequence MATTTQYDPRQSLDARLRQAGASKTVYALVTPEIETVKAELLGNSGGNGPDPIRVAYLDQFRHAWTGKQNALHRRFFDTWLGWAKPMAPLDAADYPFSYPTSGASEPLFHLIADYGNRARLERFPPRLVIFRGEYEGYKAYAEACGIAVAEYERHAWRDVADTVDPKDLLCLSQPSAIDGMVWPQANAFLRRLSLRANPAQLVLDLTYVGATAEPPAETILAGAPCVSAVVISLSKPFGAYYDRIGGVFCRSENLGLFGNQWFKNLTSLQLGIRLMERFDVFAMARRYTGIQGSVAEHAGRALGLALTPADVFILAQATASAENDPDLAAYLTRAPGAADSRPRLCLTPGMAERIGMAGANSGTLS, from the coding sequence ATGGCCACGACCACGCAATATGATCCGCGGCAGTCGCTCGATGCGCGCTTGCGTCAGGCCGGCGCCAGCAAAACCGTTTACGCCCTCGTCACACCCGAGATCGAAACAGTGAAGGCCGAGCTGCTCGGCAACAGCGGGGGAAACGGTCCCGATCCGATCCGCGTCGCCTATCTCGATCAGTTTCGCCATGCCTGGACCGGAAAGCAGAACGCGCTGCACAGGCGGTTCTTCGACACATGGCTCGGCTGGGCCAAGCCGATGGCGCCGCTGGACGCCGCTGACTATCCATTCAGCTATCCGACATCAGGCGCCAGTGAGCCGCTTTTTCATCTGATTGCCGATTACGGCAACCGCGCACGCCTCGAGAGGTTTCCCCCGCGGCTTGTGATCTTTCGCGGCGAATATGAAGGCTACAAGGCCTATGCGGAAGCCTGCGGCATTGCGGTGGCGGAGTACGAACGCCACGCCTGGCGCGATGTCGCCGACACCGTCGATCCCAAGGATTTGCTCTGTCTTAGCCAGCCTTCGGCCATCGACGGCATGGTGTGGCCGCAGGCCAATGCCTTTCTGCGTCGGCTGAGCCTGCGCGCCAACCCGGCCCAGCTCGTCCTCGATTTGACCTATGTCGGGGCGACTGCCGAGCCGCCGGCGGAGACGATCCTCGCCGGCGCGCCTTGCGTGAGCGCCGTGGTGATCAGCCTGTCCAAGCCGTTCGGCGCCTATTACGACCGCATAGGCGGTGTGTTCTGCCGATCGGAGAATCTCGGACTGTTCGGCAATCAGTGGTTCAAGAACCTGACATCGCTGCAATTGGGAATAAGGCTGATGGAGCGCTTCGACGTCTTCGCCATGGCGCGCCGATACACCGGCATTCAAGGCAGCGTCGCTGAGCATGCGGGCCGGGCGCTCGGCCTTGCCTTGACGCCGGCGGACGTCTTCATTCTCGCCCAGGCCACGGCCAGCGCTGAGAACGATCCCGATCTGGCTGCGTATCTGACGCGCGCCCCTGGTGCCGCAGATTCCCGGCCACGCTTGTGCCTGACGCCAGGCATGGCGGAACGGATCGGCATGGCCGGCGCGAATTCCGGGACGTTGTCATGA
- a CDS encoding NADPH-dependent FMN reductase, whose amino-acid sequence MTKHKVGYLIGSLARESINRKLAKALVQLAPPQLEMSEISFKDLPLYSYDYDADFPPVARAFKDAIAAVDAVLFVTPEYNRSIPGGLKNAIDWASRPYGKNSFARKPSAVIGTSPGTIGTAIAQQGLRSVLSFCNSPQMNAPEAYIQFTPGLITDAGEVTVESTQEFLSNYMAEFSMFITRVLQVLPRQASA is encoded by the coding sequence ATGACCAAGCACAAAGTCGGCTATCTCATCGGCAGCCTCGCGCGCGAATCCATCAACCGCAAACTCGCGAAGGCACTGGTGCAACTTGCCCCGCCGCAACTCGAGATGTCGGAGATCTCCTTCAAGGATTTGCCGCTCTACAGCTACGACTACGATGCCGACTTTCCGCCGGTCGCTCGCGCCTTCAAGGATGCTATCGCCGCTGTCGACGCCGTCCTTTTCGTCACGCCGGAATACAACCGCTCCATCCCCGGCGGTCTGAAGAACGCCATCGACTGGGCAAGCCGCCCCTATGGCAAGAATTCCTTCGCCCGCAAGCCGTCCGCGGTCATTGGCACATCGCCCGGCACCATCGGAACCGCGATCGCCCAGCAGGGGCTGCGCAGTGTGCTGAGCTTCTGCAACTCGCCGCAGATGAACGCGCCTGAGGCCTACATCCAGTTTACGCCTGGCTTGATCACGGACGCCGGTGAGGTCACGGTTGAATCCACCCAGGAATTCCTGAGCAACTACATGGCCGAATTCAGCATGTTCATCACCAGGGTGCTCCAGGTGCTGCCGAGACAGGCCTCGGCATGA
- a CDS encoding GNAT family N-acetyltransferase, whose product MANAPEAIVVYLLGDGAPFRQYVAVDGDDIVGRVRSVGAVGATWCADMYVEPSRRRRGIGQALMAKMLRDDQARGSRCSGATATHAGALLYPCMGYERTGTLLILGPTSRTAS is encoded by the coding sequence ATGGCCAACGCGCCAGAGGCGATCGTTGTCTATCTGCTCGGCGATGGCGCGCCGTTCCGCCAGTATGTGGCGGTGGATGGCGACGATATCGTTGGGCGCGTGCGCAGCGTGGGCGCTGTCGGCGCCACCTGGTGCGCGGACATGTATGTCGAGCCTTCGCGCCGGCGCCGCGGCATCGGCCAGGCGCTGATGGCTAAAATGCTGCGCGACGACCAGGCTCGTGGATCACGATGCTCCGGTGCGACGGCGACGCACGCCGGAGCTCTACTTTATCCCTGCATGGGCTATGAACGGACTGGAACGCTGCTGATACTCGGCCCGACGAGCAGAACAGCCTCATGA